CCAGGCTCGACGTCGTCATCGTGGCCGGCAATCACGACTCCGCGGCCCGGCTCGGCGCGGCCGACCCGGTGCTCCGCGCGATCGGCGTCCGGATCGTGGGGGCCGTGCCGCGGCTTGGGGCCGGGGGCCGCGCCCCGGTCGACGCCGACGCGATGGTCGTGCCGCTCCACGACCGCAACAACGAGGTCGCGGCCTGGGTCGCCGCGGTGCCGTATCTGCGCCCCGCGGACCTGCCCGCGCTCGACGCGCCCGCGAACGTCGAGCGCGCGGACCCGCTCGTGGAGGGCGTGCGTCGCGTCTACGGCGAGGTCCTCGACGCGGCCCGCGCGCGCCAGAAGCCCGACCAGGCGCTGATCGCCACCGGGCACTGTCACATGGTCGACGTGCAGCGCTCCGAGGACTCGGAGCGGCCGATCCTCGGCGGGCTGAAGCACGCGCTCCCCGTCGACCTGTTCCCCGGCGACGTGGGCTACGCGGCGCTGGGCCACATCCACCTCGCCCAGCCCGTCGGCGAGCACGAGCACGTGCGGTACTGCGGCTCGCCCATCCCGCTCTCGATGCCGGAGGAGAGCTACCCGCACGAGGTGCGCCTCGTCCGCTTCGAGGGCGGGGTGCTCGTCGGCCAGACGAAGGTGCGCGTGCCGCGCGCGGTGGACGTGATCCGTGTCCCGGGCGAGGAGGCGGACAGCCTCGAGCGCGTGCTGGGACAGCTCGAGCGGCTCGAGGTCCCGGCCGGGCTTCCCCGGGAGCAGCAGCCCTTCCTCGAGGTGCGCGTGCGCCTGAGCGAGCCCGTGCCCGACCT
This region of Sandaracinaceae bacterium genomic DNA includes:
- a CDS encoding exonuclease SbcCD subunit D C-terminal domain-containing protein codes for the protein MRRHLKLCHTSDWHLGHTLHGHPREHEHERFLAFLLDVLEREAVDALIVAGDVFDTANPPASAQAMFYRFLAEARARLPRLDVVIVAGNHDSAARLGAADPVLRAIGVRIVGAVPRLGAGGRAPVDADAMVVPLHDRNNEVAAWVAAVPYLRPADLPALDAPANVERADPLVEGVRRVYGEVLDAARARQKPDQALIATGHCHMVDVQRSEDSERPILGGLKHALPVDLFPGDVGYAALGHIHLAQPVGEHEHVRYCGSPIPLSMPEESYPHEVRLVRFEGGVLVGQTKVRVPRAVDVIRVPGEEADSLERVLGQLERLEVPAGLPREQQPFLEVRVRLSEPVPDLRRQIEAAIGERPVRLVKITTAYTGRDVPLAESAPRRDLGDLQVEEVFRQAYARRYEGDPSPALLRAFHEVAASAARALEEGEA